A section of the Paramisgurnus dabryanus chromosome 4, PD_genome_1.1, whole genome shotgun sequence genome encodes:
- the LOC135750627 gene encoding calmodulin-regulated spectrin-associated protein 3 isoform X3, translating into MMDASAARRAPPVPEISPLDRYDSTRAKTRASVYWLLSRAHGSEENVPAVLKEALCSDGGISPAVEKLLLSGDLYCRAFTSEPLISITAPPRDHSTLLQLLQRYSPVPLERQNPVTESRLTQKPINMGAHLAVIDSLMSLCAMETVGRIKMTKDIDQFGGNTSWENALLFWINKVNQKLRDSFNVEEKPKSNPCTDLQPLQPSCSQRWYWKLVPIRYRKDKVQSKETVMFCVVSGVKDLSNGCAIAAALHFYCPQILALEDVCLKETLSVADSLYNLQLITEFCGCHLKREVHCSLQMEDLLYSPPTLQVNIMCFLSELLAVFEVQKPDFVKPTQTLDLTDASDLVDCKSPINSSSSPSFILKQSFLPQSSSMSEGRGWSKKQMSRPLSAVAFSIPFPLDSDVDVVMGNPLFRSVSTDSLTKVSNPGPYTPPEDLSKLIGQAPLGELPTIEEALQIPHMLRPVRNEPRLRPEGAPSGFYLHHPEESGARLSSSAPCKSGMIYQPVRGEPDSSEKHRRRDDYLDSDTSEDFNKTSYSPVNGPKGGHMTNFAERRKAALDSPSSSRSQEAAESFSPSAMSAVGIAEAQELGARLEEKRKSIEAQKRRIEAIFTKHRQRLGKTAFLQLQRKPGEEVEEEGQPLTLEERLTQMEEQLQQEENREKQEERQQQEKVKEEETKSNNNSEDLIPPKLEKQVTFSVETKKGDGKEPPLGEYDEAVAKLSSALQTLQKDMQRLTEQQQRLMGKKTTSSPKNSSLNKTPSSSKAWVIPSSPKSPATPPHLSRDSTRIISPYGSPSRSVQTSDSPRSPRSSASSTPRRHRNTDPKSPKRHRPSRPTDLGFQPITRVLTPPQNVDTLPHLRRVSPSQCQVQTSSSLRIGGPCTPQDSPPQPVPAQESTPESGSSDHHTPIFTLELEAGPPSALPADLLGGGSSSGAPSECSYENDVLLSSACLKDETEETEGVGTLEDDTDLEQGTEIFSSDSMSDHTETESRLGLDVFFKEAGLSEEEMAQKRALLLERQQRRAQEIKRRKQDQDFEASQQSSTDDLLCSQTLQPLSQSLPTSYTPGPPSQATPPGTPLRWGAFTRAEYERRHQLRIMADLEKVLKQKPTKHSGKKQRNMHKNHELTRSPGKNKTANQKHGESLPADKPVSHSDSPSKVMSSGQLANHNGGKDLENRSNASSPASIPEYNGPKLFKEPSFKSNKFIIHNALSRCCLAGKVNEFQKNKIIEEMEKSSASHFLILLRDSSCQFRAIYTLDGQSDELHRLCGVGPRVITSSAVEAIYKYSSDRKQFNALPSRTLSMTVDAFTIPAHLWHSKKHGTPKKGATPK; encoded by the exons ATGATGGACGCGTCTGCGGCGAGGAGAGCGCCGCCGGTACCGGAGATCAGCCCGCTGGACCGATACGACTCCACCCGAGCCAAGACTCGTGCCAGTGTCTACTGGCTGCTGAGCCGAGCCCACGGATCTGAAG agAATGTTCCTGCTGTCCTGAAGGAGGCGCTGTGTTCAGATGGAGGTATCAGTCCGGCAGTAGAGAAACTTCTGCTGTCAGGTGATCTGTACTGTCGTGCCTTCACCTCAGAGCCTCTCATCAGCATCACAGCGCCACCTCGAGACCACAGCACCTTACTGCAGCTCCTCCAGCGATACAGCCCGGTCCCACTGGAGCGACAGAACCCCGTCACAGAGTCACGGCTCACTCAGAAACCCATCAACATG GGAGCTCACCTGGCAGTGATAGATTCACTGATGTCACTGTGTGCCATGGAAACGGTGGGGCGGATCAAGATGACGAAAGATATCGATCAGTTTGGAGGCAACACAAGCTGGGAGAATGCTCTTCTCTTCTGGATCAACAAG gtgAATCAGAAGTTAAGGGACAGCTTTAATGTGGAGGAAAAACCAAAATCCAACCCTTGCACAGACCTGCAACCACTTCAGCCCTCT TGTTCACAGCGCTGGTATTGGAAACTGGTTCCA ATCCGTTACAGGAAAGATAAAGTTCAGTCTAAAGAGACGGTGATGTTTTGTGTAGTGTCTGGTGTGAAGGATCTGTCGAATGGTTGTGCCATTGCTGCTGCTCTTCACTTTTACTGCCCTCAGATTTTGGCGCTGGAGG ATGTGTGTTTGAAGGAGACCCTGTCTGTGGCAGATAGTTTGTATAATCTTCAGCTGATCACAGAGTTTTGTGGATGTCATCTGAAGAGAGAAGTCCACTGCTCATTACAGATGGAGGATTTACTGTATTCCCCGCCCACTTTACAG GTGAACATCATGTGCTTCCTGTCAGAGCTGCTGGCTGTGTTTGAAGTACAGAAACCAGATTTCGTCAAGCCCACACAAACACTGGACCTAACAG ATGCATCAGATCTAGTCGACTGCAAGAGTCCAATCAACAGTAGCAG CTCTCCATCTTTCATTCTGAAGCAGTCGTTCTTGCCTCAGTCTTCCTCTATGTCTG AAGGACGAGGCTGGAGCAAGAAACAAATGAG TCGTCCTCTCTCTGCTGTGGCTTTCAGCATCCCGTTTCCTCTGGACAGTGATGTTGATGTCGTCATGGGCAACCCTCTCTTCCGTTCCGTCAGCACAGATAGCCTTACTAAGGTATCCAACCCTGGCCCATACACGCCCCCAGAGGATCTGAGTAAGCTCATTGGTCAGGCGCCTCTGGGGGAGTTACCTACAATAGAGGAAGCCTTACAGATCCCTCATATGCTCCGTCCTGTGCGCAACGAACCACGTTTGCGACCCGAGGGAGCGCCATCAGGTTTTTACCTCCACCATCCTGAAGAGAGTGGGGCCAGATTGAGCAGCTCTGCCCCCTGTAAGTCAGGAATGATATATCAACCCGTCAGAGGAGAACCTGATAGCAGTGAAAAACATAGACGACGTGACGACTATTTAGATTCGGACACATCAGAAGACTTTAACAAAACCTCCTACAGCCCGGTCAACGGCCCCAAGGGCGGACACATGACTAATTTTGCCGAGCGCAGGAAGGCGGCGTTGGATTCCCCGAGTAGCTCTAGATCCCAGGAGGCAGCGGAATCATTCAGCCCCTCTGCGATGAGTGCTGTTGGGATAGCAGAGGCGCAGGAGCTCGGGGCGCGTTTGGAGGAGAAACGCAAGTCGATTGAAGCTCAGAAGAGACGGATTGAGGCCATCTTTACCAAGCACAGGCAGAGGCTTGGCAAGACCGCGTTCCTCCAGCTTCAGAGGAAACCAGGAGAAGAAGTGGAGGAAGAGGGACAGCCACTTACTCTGGAAGAACGGCTGACACAAATGGAAGAGCAGCTTCAACAGGAGGAGAACAGGGAGAAACAGGAGGAGAGACAACAACAGGAGAAAGTGAAAGAAGAAGAAACAAAAAGCAACAACAATAGCGAGGATTTAATTCCACCCAAATTGGAGAAACAAGTGACATTCTCTGTAGAAACAAAAAAAGGGGATGGAAAAGAGCCACCATTAGGGGAATACGACGAGGCAGTAGCTAAGCTAAGCTCTGCCCTTCAGACCCTGCAAAAAGACATGCAACGCCTCACAGAACAGCAGCAAAGGCTTATGGGAAAGAAAACCACGAGCTCACCGAAAAACAGCTCCTTAAATAAGACTCCTTCTTCCAGCAAGGCATGGGTCATCCCTTCCTCTCCCAAATCCCCTGCCACACCCCCTCATCTTTCAAGAGACTCCACCCGCATCATTTCACCATATGGATCTCCATCACGCTCCGTTCAAACTTCCGACAGTCCCAGATCCCCCAGAAGCTCAGCATCATCCACACCACGCAGGCACCGTAACACTGATCCTAAGAGTCCAAAACGCCACCGTCCTTCACGGCCCACAGATCTTGGGTTCCAGCCGATCACGCGTGTTTTGACGCCTCCGCAGAACGTTGACACGCTCCCTCACCTGCGCCGAGTTTCTCCGAGCCAGTGTCAGGTACAGACCTCATCTTCGCTACGCATCGGAGGTCCTTGTACGCCGCAAGACTCTCCACCGCAACCTGTCCCAGCCCAAGAGAGCACACCGGAATCTGGCTCCAGTGACCATCACACTCCAATCTTCACCTTGGAGCTGGAGGCTGGACCTCCATCTGCACTCCCAGCTGATCTGCTAGGAGGTGGGAGCAGCTCAGGAGCTCCGTCGGAGTGCTCATACGAAAACGACGTGCTTCTTAGCAGTGCTTGCCTCAAAGACGAGACGGAGGAAACCGAAGGTGTGGGGACGCTGGAGGACGACACAGATCTGGAGCAGGGTACAGAAATATTCTCATCGGATTCCATGAGCGACCACACCGAGACCGAGAGCAGACTGGGGCTCGACGTTTTCTTTAAG gagGCGGGGCTTTCAGAGGAGGAGATGGCCCAGAAAAGAGCTCTGCTGTTAGAACGTCAGCAAAGACGAGCTCAAGAGATCAAGAGACgaaaacaagaccaagacttcGAGGCCAG TCAGCAGTCTTCCACAGATGACCTTCTATGTTCTCAGACTCTTCAGCCACTTTCACAGTCATTGCCCACCTCATACACCCCAGGCCCTCCCTCACAGGCCACGCCCCCAGGCACACCCCTGAGATGGGGAGCGTTTACCAGGGCCGAGTATGAAAGACGTCATCAGCTGAGGATAATGGCTGATCTAGAGAAAGTTCTCAAACAGAAGCCAACGAAACACAGTGGCAAAAAACAGCGTAACATGCACAAAAACCATGAGCTAACTCGCTCACcgggaaagaacaaaacag CTAACCAGAAACACGGTGAATCTCTACCAGCTGATAAACCAGTAAG cCATTCAGATTCACCTTCAAAGGTGATGTCATCAGGGCAGCTAGCCAATCACAATGGAGGGAAAGACTTGGAAAACCGATCTAATGCCTCCTCTCCGGCATCCATCCCAGAATACAACG GTCCTAAATTGTTTAAGGAACCCAGTTTTAAATCAAACAAGTTCATCATTCACAACGCTCTCTCACGCTGCTGCCTCGCTGGCAAAGTCAATGAGTTTCAGAAAAACAAGATTATAGAG GAGATGGAGAAAAGCTCAGCCAGTCATTTTCTCATCCTGCTGCGAGATTCCAGCTGTCAATTTCGCGCCATTTATACTCTTGACGGCCAATCGGATGAGCTGCATCGACTCTGTGGCGTCGGCCCGCGCGTCATTACATCCTCGGCCGTGGAGGCCATCTATAAATACAGCTCAGATAGAAAACAGTTCAACGCTCTGCCGTCTCGTACCCTGAGCATGACTGTCGATGCCTTCACTATCCCCGCTCACCTGTGGCATTCCAAAAAACATGGCACACCAAAAAAAGGTGCCACACCCAAATAA
- the LOC135750627 gene encoding calmodulin-regulated spectrin-associated protein 3 isoform X4, translating to MMDASAARRAPPVPEISPLDRYDSTRAKTRASVYWLLSRAHGSEENVPAVLKEALCSDGGISPAVEKLLLSGDLYCRAFTSEPLISITAPPRDHSTLLQLLQRYSPVPLERQNPVTESRLTQKPINMGAHLAVIDSLMSLCAMETVGRIKMTKDIDQFGGNTSWENALLFWINKVNQKLRDSFNVEEKPKSNPCTDLQPLQPSCSQRWYWKLVPHAIAFCLKESGNKPPVIRYRKDKVQSKETVMFCVVSGVKDLSNGCAIAAALHFYCPQILALEDVCLKETLSVADSLYNLQLITEFCGCHLKREVHCSLQMEDLLYSPPTLQVNIMCFLSELLAVFEVQKPDFVKPTQTLDLTDASDLVDCKSPINSSSSPSFILKQSFLPQSSSMSEGRGWSKKQMSRPLSAVAFSIPFPLDSDVDVVMGNPLFRSVSTDSLTKVSNPGPYTPPEDLSKLIGQAPLGELPTIEEALQIPHMLRPVRNEPRLRPEGAPSGFYLHHPEESGARLSSSAPCKSGMIYQPVRGEPDSSEKHRRRDDYLDSDTSEDFNKTSYSPVNGPKGGHMTNFAERRKAALDSPSSSRSQEAAESFSPSAMSAVGIAEAQELGARLEEKRKSIEAQKRRIEAIFTKHRQRLGKTAFLQLQRKPGEEVEEEGQPLTLEERLTQMEEQLQQEENREKQEERQQQEKVKEEETKSNNNSEDLIPPKLEKQVTFSVETKKGDGKEPPLGEYDEAVAKLSSALQTLQKDMQRLTEQQQRLMGKKTTSSPKNSSLNKTPSSSKAWVIPSSPKSPATPPHLSRDSTRIISPYGSPSRSVQTSDSPRSPRSSASSTPRRHRNTDPKSPKRHRPSRPTDLGFQPITRVLTPPQNVDTLPHLRRVSPSQCQVQTSSSLRIGGPCTPQDSPPQPVPAQESTPESGSSDHHTPIFTLELEAGPPSALPADLLGGGSSSGAPSECSYENDVLLSSACLKDETEETEGVGTLEDDTDLEQGTEIFSSDSMSDHTETESRLGLDVFFKEAGLSEEEMAQKRALLLERQQRRAQEIKRRKQDQDFEASQQSSTDDLLCSQTLQPLSQSLPTSYTPGPPSQATPPGTPLRWGAFTRAEYERRHQLRIMADLEKVLKQKPTKHSGKKQRNMHKNHELTRSPGKNKTANQKHGESLPADKPPFRFTFKGDVIRAASQSQWRERLGKPI from the exons ATGATGGACGCGTCTGCGGCGAGGAGAGCGCCGCCGGTACCGGAGATCAGCCCGCTGGACCGATACGACTCCACCCGAGCCAAGACTCGTGCCAGTGTCTACTGGCTGCTGAGCCGAGCCCACGGATCTGAAG agAATGTTCCTGCTGTCCTGAAGGAGGCGCTGTGTTCAGATGGAGGTATCAGTCCGGCAGTAGAGAAACTTCTGCTGTCAGGTGATCTGTACTGTCGTGCCTTCACCTCAGAGCCTCTCATCAGCATCACAGCGCCACCTCGAGACCACAGCACCTTACTGCAGCTCCTCCAGCGATACAGCCCGGTCCCACTGGAGCGACAGAACCCCGTCACAGAGTCACGGCTCACTCAGAAACCCATCAACATG GGAGCTCACCTGGCAGTGATAGATTCACTGATGTCACTGTGTGCCATGGAAACGGTGGGGCGGATCAAGATGACGAAAGATATCGATCAGTTTGGAGGCAACACAAGCTGGGAGAATGCTCTTCTCTTCTGGATCAACAAG gtgAATCAGAAGTTAAGGGACAGCTTTAATGTGGAGGAAAAACCAAAATCCAACCCTTGCACAGACCTGCAACCACTTCAGCCCTCT TGTTCACAGCGCTGGTATTGGAAACTGGTTCCA CATGCCATCGCATTTTGTTTGAAGGAGTCTGGAAATAAACCTCCTGTG ATCCGTTACAGGAAAGATAAAGTTCAGTCTAAAGAGACGGTGATGTTTTGTGTAGTGTCTGGTGTGAAGGATCTGTCGAATGGTTGTGCCATTGCTGCTGCTCTTCACTTTTACTGCCCTCAGATTTTGGCGCTGGAGG ATGTGTGTTTGAAGGAGACCCTGTCTGTGGCAGATAGTTTGTATAATCTTCAGCTGATCACAGAGTTTTGTGGATGTCATCTGAAGAGAGAAGTCCACTGCTCATTACAGATGGAGGATTTACTGTATTCCCCGCCCACTTTACAG GTGAACATCATGTGCTTCCTGTCAGAGCTGCTGGCTGTGTTTGAAGTACAGAAACCAGATTTCGTCAAGCCCACACAAACACTGGACCTAACAG ATGCATCAGATCTAGTCGACTGCAAGAGTCCAATCAACAGTAGCAG CTCTCCATCTTTCATTCTGAAGCAGTCGTTCTTGCCTCAGTCTTCCTCTATGTCTG AAGGACGAGGCTGGAGCAAGAAACAAATGAG TCGTCCTCTCTCTGCTGTGGCTTTCAGCATCCCGTTTCCTCTGGACAGTGATGTTGATGTCGTCATGGGCAACCCTCTCTTCCGTTCCGTCAGCACAGATAGCCTTACTAAGGTATCCAACCCTGGCCCATACACGCCCCCAGAGGATCTGAGTAAGCTCATTGGTCAGGCGCCTCTGGGGGAGTTACCTACAATAGAGGAAGCCTTACAGATCCCTCATATGCTCCGTCCTGTGCGCAACGAACCACGTTTGCGACCCGAGGGAGCGCCATCAGGTTTTTACCTCCACCATCCTGAAGAGAGTGGGGCCAGATTGAGCAGCTCTGCCCCCTGTAAGTCAGGAATGATATATCAACCCGTCAGAGGAGAACCTGATAGCAGTGAAAAACATAGACGACGTGACGACTATTTAGATTCGGACACATCAGAAGACTTTAACAAAACCTCCTACAGCCCGGTCAACGGCCCCAAGGGCGGACACATGACTAATTTTGCCGAGCGCAGGAAGGCGGCGTTGGATTCCCCGAGTAGCTCTAGATCCCAGGAGGCAGCGGAATCATTCAGCCCCTCTGCGATGAGTGCTGTTGGGATAGCAGAGGCGCAGGAGCTCGGGGCGCGTTTGGAGGAGAAACGCAAGTCGATTGAAGCTCAGAAGAGACGGATTGAGGCCATCTTTACCAAGCACAGGCAGAGGCTTGGCAAGACCGCGTTCCTCCAGCTTCAGAGGAAACCAGGAGAAGAAGTGGAGGAAGAGGGACAGCCACTTACTCTGGAAGAACGGCTGACACAAATGGAAGAGCAGCTTCAACAGGAGGAGAACAGGGAGAAACAGGAGGAGAGACAACAACAGGAGAAAGTGAAAGAAGAAGAAACAAAAAGCAACAACAATAGCGAGGATTTAATTCCACCCAAATTGGAGAAACAAGTGACATTCTCTGTAGAAACAAAAAAAGGGGATGGAAAAGAGCCACCATTAGGGGAATACGACGAGGCAGTAGCTAAGCTAAGCTCTGCCCTTCAGACCCTGCAAAAAGACATGCAACGCCTCACAGAACAGCAGCAAAGGCTTATGGGAAAGAAAACCACGAGCTCACCGAAAAACAGCTCCTTAAATAAGACTCCTTCTTCCAGCAAGGCATGGGTCATCCCTTCCTCTCCCAAATCCCCTGCCACACCCCCTCATCTTTCAAGAGACTCCACCCGCATCATTTCACCATATGGATCTCCATCACGCTCCGTTCAAACTTCCGACAGTCCCAGATCCCCCAGAAGCTCAGCATCATCCACACCACGCAGGCACCGTAACACTGATCCTAAGAGTCCAAAACGCCACCGTCCTTCACGGCCCACAGATCTTGGGTTCCAGCCGATCACGCGTGTTTTGACGCCTCCGCAGAACGTTGACACGCTCCCTCACCTGCGCCGAGTTTCTCCGAGCCAGTGTCAGGTACAGACCTCATCTTCGCTACGCATCGGAGGTCCTTGTACGCCGCAAGACTCTCCACCGCAACCTGTCCCAGCCCAAGAGAGCACACCGGAATCTGGCTCCAGTGACCATCACACTCCAATCTTCACCTTGGAGCTGGAGGCTGGACCTCCATCTGCACTCCCAGCTGATCTGCTAGGAGGTGGGAGCAGCTCAGGAGCTCCGTCGGAGTGCTCATACGAAAACGACGTGCTTCTTAGCAGTGCTTGCCTCAAAGACGAGACGGAGGAAACCGAAGGTGTGGGGACGCTGGAGGACGACACAGATCTGGAGCAGGGTACAGAAATATTCTCATCGGATTCCATGAGCGACCACACCGAGACCGAGAGCAGACTGGGGCTCGACGTTTTCTTTAAG gagGCGGGGCTTTCAGAGGAGGAGATGGCCCAGAAAAGAGCTCTGCTGTTAGAACGTCAGCAAAGACGAGCTCAAGAGATCAAGAGACgaaaacaagaccaagacttcGAGGCCAG TCAGCAGTCTTCCACAGATGACCTTCTATGTTCTCAGACTCTTCAGCCACTTTCACAGTCATTGCCCACCTCATACACCCCAGGCCCTCCCTCACAGGCCACGCCCCCAGGCACACCCCTGAGATGGGGAGCGTTTACCAGGGCCGAGTATGAAAGACGTCATCAGCTGAGGATAATGGCTGATCTAGAGAAAGTTCTCAAACAGAAGCCAACGAAACACAGTGGCAAAAAACAGCGTAACATGCACAAAAACCATGAGCTAACTCGCTCACcgggaaagaacaaaacag CTAACCAGAAACACGGTGAATCTCTACCAGCTGATAAACCA cCATTCAGATTCACCTTCAAAGGTGATGTCATCAGGGCAGCTAGCCAATCACAATGGAGGGAAAGACTTGGAAAACCGATCTAA